A window of Microbacterium sp. Root61 genomic DNA:
CACTCGCTCCTCCTGCGCGCTGACGAAGCTCGCGTGCGACCCGATTTCGCCGATGATGCCGGCACGCACAGCGACCCCGTCCTGACTGGGCACTCCGTTCACGAGTTCGGCGATCATCGCCCCGGCGATGTCGCTCACCGAGGACCGGTCGATGTGGGGCGGATAGTACGGCTCGCGGTACCAACCGGTACCCATCACGACCTGAGCGCCGGTCGCCGCGGCGATCTTCCGCAGTCCGTCGGGATCGCGCGCCATGTCCGGCGTCGTCACGTCGACGACGCAGGTGACGCCGGCGCTCATGGCGAGACGGAGCTCGTCGGCCGCCAGCCGCCAATCGTTCAGCACATGGTCGAGGCTCCCCGAAAGCAGGCTGAGATCGCACAGGAGGTGCTCGTGAGGAAGCACACGACCGACGGATGACGGGGCGACATCTCCAGCGACAGTCCGGATGCGGAGGGTCACGGCTGGTACGGCTCCGGCCCGAGGCAGACGTCCGCGCCACCTGACAGCGAAACCGCAAGGCTGCGCCGCGGGTTGACCACCTGGCAGACCTCGACCTTCAAGAGGAGGCCGACGGCGAGATAGGCGTCCGCCTCGCTCATCCCCCACCCGGCGGCGAGCAGTCGCGTGCACTCTCGCACCGCCGCGGCCATGGCATCGTCGAATCCGTCGCCGTCCGCGATCAACCAGAACGAGCCGTCGGCGGCGCGAAGCGTCGGCAGTCGCGGCACGAACCGCTTCTCCGCGGCGATGGACAGGGTGACGCTGGCCGCCACCTCGATACCCGTGCCGCACACCTCGGCGTCGCCGATGCTGGCGTGGACATCGCCGGCGAACACGCCCGCGCCGTCGACCTGAGCGCGGAGCCACAGCGTCGACCCGGTGCCGAGCCGCGCCGTGTCGAGGTTCCCCCCGTGCACACCGAGTGAGCGCGGCGCGATGTCCGCCTGCGGCACGACGCCGAGTGCGCCGATGTGCAGCCTCGGGGTCACCGCGATCGGCGCGCGCGACCCCCAATCGATGATGGGGTTGCGCGAAGAGAGCTCTCGCACGTGGTAGCCGACCGGCGACGCGAAGCCGAGCCCTTGGCGGGTCCAGGTATGGCCCGTCGGCGCCGGTTCGATCGCTTGCACGTGCACGCCGATGACATCGCCGGCGCCGACTCCGCGCACACCGACCGGGCCGGTGATGGGGAACAGCTCATCGGTGACCACCCGGCTCACGTCGAATCCTTCGATGAACTGGTCTCCCGAGGCGTCCCGCGTCAACAGGGTCACCGCGTCACCGGCATCGATCCATTCGACGAGCGGCGCGTCCGGCGCGAAGCCGGTGACATAACGAGAAATGGTCCTGCTCTGTGTCTGCATCGTTCAGTCCTCGCCCAAGTGGGGCGCGTAGGTGAGCATGTCGCATCGGGTGCTGATCTCTGCGCACACGCGAATCATCGCCTCGCCCCGCTCGCGGATGTCGTCCTCGTCCCATCGCGCGCTCACGTTCGCGATCGCGGCGGCGCCCAGAATCTCGCCGTTGCGGTTGAGGATCGGCGCGGCCACACCCGTGATTCCGATCTCCACGTCTTCGCGGCTCACGGAATACCCCTGTGCCCGGATGGACACGCGGTCCTCGCGCAGCAGATCCGGAGAGGTCGTGGTCGCAGCGGTCATGCTGGTCAGGTCGCCGGCGATGTACTGCTCGAAGAGCTGAGCAGGGTAGTGCGCCAGGATCGCTCGGGATGCCGCGCCGATGTGCAGCGGCAGCCGCCTGCCGATGTCGCAGTAGAACTCGATCGAGCGATTGACGCTGATGCGGTCGACGAAGAGAGCCTTCGACCCTGCGGGAATGGCGAGCGTGATCGACTCGTCGTACTTGTCGGCGAGCGACCGGAGCACCGGCTGAGCGAAGGAGCGCAACTCATTGCGCGCGAGCATGGGCGCGGCCAGCTCGACGAGCTTCCAGCTCGGGAGGTATCCCGAGCGCCCTCCCGTGGCCGCACGGATGAACCCGGATGCGATCAGGGTCTGAGCAGCCCGGTAGGCGCTCACCTCCGAGCACTCCAGGTGGGCGGCGAGCGCGGCCAGGGATACCGGCTGCGTCTGCAGGCAGATGAACGTCATCGCCTCCAGCACCCGGGTGGCGCTGGACAGCACGTTCGCGCTCGACGGATTCTCGGCGGCGGTCATAGGGAATCCCCTTGCTGTGTCGCGGTAGGCGAAGTCAGGAGCCGGCGCGGATTGGACACCGTCATCATGTCGAGGAGATCCTCCGGGACACCACGTTCACGGAGCGTGGGGATCACGACCTCCGGAACGAGGAACATGCTCCAGTCCGGGTTCTCCTCAGCAGTGCGGATCGGGTCCATCCACTCGCTGTGGCACGCGGCGTCATGGGACAGCACGATGCGATCGGCATAGCCGAGGGCGCAGAGCTCCTCCACCACCGCGATGCGCTGCGCAGTGGACACCGGCTGCTCCATACCGAAGCGGTCGAGTCCCACGGTGGATCCGGCATCCATGACTGCCCGCAGGTATCCCAGATCCAGCGTGTCACCGCAGTGGCCCACGATGATGCGGGCGGGGTCGACGCCGCGATCCATGAGGCGCTGCTGCTGCTCGAGGCCCCGCTGCGTGCCGGCGTCGGCATGCGTGGAGATGGGAACTCCGGTCGCCACCTGGGCGATCGCCGCCGCCTCGATCACCGCCGTCACATCGGGCGTGAACCCGGCGACATCGGTCGCGCACTTGATGATTCCCGCCTTGACCATCGTTCCCGCGATGCCCTGTGTGAGATCCGCGATGAAGAATGCCGCGAGACCATCGATCAGCCCACCCTTCGGAGGATTGAACGCGAGTTGGTAGGGCAGGCGGTCGAGGACGTATGCGCCGGTGGCGGCGATGATGGACATCCTGGTCGCCGCGGCGACCCGCTCGACGAGCCTGATGTCGCGTCCGAGACCGAGCACCGTGAGATCGACCACCGTGTCGATGCCCGCGTCGGCAAGCCGGTCGAGCATTCTCACGGCCTCATCGACGCGCGTGTCATCGGACTCCCACGTCGTCGAGTAGTTGAGCGTCGCCTCAAGTGACCGCACGAAAACGTGCTCGTGCATGAGGGTGGTTCCGAGCGCGGCCGGTTCGACCGCGCCGCGGACGGTGTTCACATGGTTCATTGTCCTGAATCCTGTCGTGCAAGGTGGGGTGGCCGCCAGTACGGCGGCCACCCCGGTGAATCAATCCAGACCCTCGACGAAACCGAGCTTCTGGAGGACTCCCGTCGCTGCCAGGTACTCCGCGTCAGGCTGGAGCGGAGGGAGCTTGGTCGCGACGGTCGCGCCGTCCGGGTAGTACAGCTCCACCGTCTCCTTGTCCATGGCGAACTGGGGCAGCGGCGTCAGCTCGGGAGGCGTTGCACCCTGCGCCACGGCGACGGCCATGGCGATGATGTATTGGCCCCACTGCGGGAGGAACAGCGTGCCCTCCACGACCCAGGACGGGTTGGTGCGGAGCTGCTCGAGGCCCTCGGGCGAACCGTTGTTGCCGCCGATCAGGGTGTTGTCGTTGCGGCCGGCCTCATCGAGTGCCCGCCACGCGCCCAGCGTCAGGTCGTCGTTCGGGCTGAACACGAGCAGATGCCGGTCTTCGGGGATCGCCTGCAGGGCTGCCTTCATCGCGTCGTACGACGTGTCGCGCGCAGTTCCACCGTCGACCTGGATGAGATTCGCGCCCTCAGCGGTGGTCTTCTCCGTGATGTCTTCGGGCGCCACTTCCTCGAGCCCGAGTTCTTCCGCCGCCTGCACGTAGAAGTACCGCGGAGAATCGTTCACCTCGGTACCGCACGTCGCGCACTGGACCGCGAGCACGGTCGTGTCCGCAGCCGTCCAGCCACGCTCCTTGGCTTCGGCTGCGACGACCTTCGCCGCATCGATGCCGGCCTGCTTGTTACTGAGGTTGATCAGCGAGCATCCGGGTGTCTCGATGTTCACGGCGATGCAGGGGATGCCGCTGGCGACGAACGTGTTGCCCAGCGCCTGGTTGACCCCGGAGGTGAGGCTGTACTCGACGATGACGTCGGGCGCGGCCTGCACCATCAGCTGTGCGTTGGTGAGAGCCACCTCGCCGTCATCCTTGTTGTTGTAGAGCGAGAATCCGACGCCGACGGCCTCGGCCGACGATTCGACGCCGTCACTGATCGTGACCTCGAACTCCGCCGCTTCACCGGGGCTGCCGTACGCGATCATGATCGACGACAGGTCGCCGTCCGCCGCACCCGATGCCGTCGGCTCCGCGGCCGTACCGGCCGTACAGCCGGCCAGTGCAAGCGCGGACACGAGGAGTGTGGCGACGCTTGTTGCTACTGTTAGTTTCTTCAACTTTCCTCCTTGGTTTGTTGAAATAGGCGCGCGCGACTGTTGACTACGGGACGCGCGCGCCGCCCTCTTGGTGAAGGGGATCGCTCCCCGCCGCGCGCTATCGCGCACGACTCCGAGACGCGAACCAGGAACGCGCACGTCCCTGCCGCAATTGACTGATGCCCACGGCGATCAGCAGGACGGCGCCGGTGGCGATCTGCTGGTAGAACGGGTCGATCTGCTTGATCGTCAGTCCGTTCTGGAACATGCCGAGGATCACGACGCCGAGCATCGTCCCGAGAACGCTGCCGGATCCGCCCGACAGCACGCCTCCGCCGAGCACGACAGCCGTCACGGCGGTGAGTGCCGCGGTGGCTCCGAGGTTGGTCGTGCCCGCGAGAAGCTGGCTGGCCAGCATCGCCCCGGCGAAAGATGCCAGCACACCGGAGAGGGCGTACACGGTCGTCAGCGTGCGCTCGACTCGAATGCCCGCGAGCCAGCTCGCCTCCGTGTTGCCGCCGATGGCGTAGAGGGACCGGCCGAAGGTGGTGTACTTCAACATCAATCCGAACAGCACCGCGAGCACGATGAGGAACCAGACGCCGTTGGCGATTCCGCCGATCGACCGCGCCGCCAGGATGTTGATGGTGGGGTCGGTGAACGGCACGGTGATGCCGTCGGCGATGAGCTGCGCGACACCGACCGAGATCGACAGGGTGCCGAGGGTCGTGATGAGCGGGTTGATCTTCAACCGCGTGATCAGGAACCCGTTGAACAGACCGAAGACCAGCCCGGCGACGAGTGTGATGAGGAGCGCGACGATGAAGGCCGCGCCCGCGTTCAGGGCGGTCGCGAAGACGATTGCGCCGAGGGGAATGAGCCCGCTGATCGACAGGTCGAACCCGCCGGTGATGATCGCGGCCGTCTGTCCCAGCGACACGATCCCGATGACCGCTGAGCTGGAGAGGATGATGAGGGCGTTGTTGACGGTGAAGAAGCCTGGCGTGGTGAGGCCGAACACGGCCGCGAGGATCACGATGAATCCCAGCAGCGACAGCACCGATGCCGATACGCGGGGACCGGTGCGTCGGACCGAGGGTTTGTCGGCGGAGGCGCTCGCTTCCCTCTCCGGTGCGGCCGACCGCTCGTCGCTGATTGTCATCTCGTTGCTCCTGTTGCGTGAAGAACTGCGGATTCGGGGGTGATCTGGTCGCCGACGAGCTCGGCCACGCACGCGCCATCGCGCATGACGAGGATGCGGTCGCTGACCGCGACCACCTCGTCGACATCGCTCGTGACGAGCAGGCAGGCGGAGCCCTCTGCGGCAAGCTGCCTGAGGTGCTCGTGGATCTGAAGGCGGGCGCCGATATCGACTCCGCGCGTCGGCTCGTGCAGGACCAGCAGACGAGGCTCCTGAGCGAGCCTGCTGGCGAGGAGAACCTTCTGCTGGTTGCCACCGCTCAGCTGACCGACCGGCTGCGCGAGCGATGAGTACCTCAGGTCGAGTCGTTCCGCGTAGTGGGCGGCGACGTCGCGCTCGGCGCGTCTTCCGATGATTCCGAACCGACGTGCGAGCTTCTTCGCGATCGGGAGCACGGTGTTGTCGCGCACGGACATGCCCAGCACGAGCCCGTTCCGCTTGCGCTCGGCAGGCAGATACGCGATGCCCTGCGCTTGAGAGTCGCGAGGATTCGCGAAGACGGCGGATGACCGGCCATCG
This region includes:
- a CDS encoding acetamidase/formamidase family protein, whose product is MQTQSRTISRYVTGFAPDAPLVEWIDAGDAVTLLTRDASGDQFIEGFDVSRVVTDELFPITGPVGVRGVGAGDVIGVHVQAIEPAPTGHTWTRQGLGFASPVGYHVRELSSRNPIIDWGSRAPIAVTPRLHIGALGVVPQADIAPRSLGVHGGNLDTARLGTGSTLWLRAQVDGAGVFAGDVHASIGDAEVCGTGIEVAASVTLSIAAEKRFVPRLPTLRAADGSFWLIADGDGFDDAMAAAVRECTRLLAAGWGMSEADAYLAVGLLLKVEVCQVVNPRRSLAVSLSGGADVCLGPEPYQP
- a CDS encoding IclR family transcriptional regulator translates to MTAAENPSSANVLSSATRVLEAMTFICLQTQPVSLAALAAHLECSEVSAYRAAQTLIASGFIRAATGGRSGYLPSWKLVELAAPMLARNELRSFAQPVLRSLADKYDESITLAIPAGSKALFVDRISVNRSIEFYCDIGRRLPLHIGAASRAILAHYPAQLFEQYIAGDLTSMTAATTTSPDLLREDRVSIRAQGYSVSREDVEIGITGVAAPILNRNGEILGAAAIANVSARWDEDDIRERGEAMIRVCAEISTRCDMLTYAPHLGED
- a CDS encoding phosphotriesterase family protein, whose amino-acid sequence is MNHVNTVRGAVEPAALGTTLMHEHVFVRSLEATLNYSTTWESDDTRVDEAVRMLDRLADAGIDTVVDLTVLGLGRDIRLVERVAAATRMSIIAATGAYVLDRLPYQLAFNPPKGGLIDGLAAFFIADLTQGIAGTMVKAGIIKCATDVAGFTPDVTAVIEAAAIAQVATGVPISTHADAGTQRGLEQQQRLMDRGVDPARIIVGHCGDTLDLGYLRAVMDAGSTVGLDRFGMEQPVSTAQRIAVVEELCALGYADRIVLSHDAACHSEWMDPIRTAEENPDWSMFLVPEVVIPTLRERGVPEDLLDMMTVSNPRRLLTSPTATQQGDSL
- a CDS encoding sugar ABC transporter substrate-binding protein; this encodes MSALALAGCTAGTAAEPTASGAADGDLSSIMIAYGSPGEAAEFEVTISDGVESSAEAVGVGFSLYNNKDDGEVALTNAQLMVQAAPDVIVEYSLTSGVNQALGNTFVASGIPCIAVNIETPGCSLINLSNKQAGIDAAKVVAAEAKERGWTAADTTVLAVQCATCGTEVNDSPRYFYVQAAEELGLEEVAPEDITEKTTAEGANLIQVDGGTARDTSYDAMKAALQAIPEDRHLLVFSPNDDLTLGAWRALDEAGRNDNTLIGGNNGSPEGLEQLRTNPSWVVEGTLFLPQWGQYIIAMAVAVAQGATPPELTPLPQFAMDKETVELYYPDGATVATKLPPLQPDAEYLAATGVLQKLGFVEGLD
- a CDS encoding ABC transporter permease; this translates as MTISDERSAAPEREASASADKPSVRRTGPRVSASVLSLLGFIVILAAVFGLTTPGFFTVNNALIILSSSAVIGIVSLGQTAAIITGGFDLSISGLIPLGAIVFATALNAGAAFIVALLITLVAGLVFGLFNGFLITRLKINPLITTLGTLSISVGVAQLIADGITVPFTDPTINILAARSIGGIANGVWFLIVLAVLFGLMLKYTTFGRSLYAIGGNTEASWLAGIRVERTLTTVYALSGVLASFAGAMLASQLLAGTTNLGATAALTAVTAVVLGGGVLSGGSGSVLGTMLGVVILGMFQNGLTIKQIDPFYQQIATGAVLLIAVGISQLRQGRARSWFASRSRAR